The following are from one region of the Mesorhizobium sp. B2-8-5 genome:
- a CDS encoding TIGR04255 family protein has protein sequence MTIKLPVALDRDPIGNAIFEIRFSTPLASGVSDLLPGLMFRRLNKRYSKAVTLPAGEIPLAIRSQLPNSEYQAVKSLQGDRKSLNFAERSLTVEVVKPYPGWKEFKALISEALDTIRETGIVSKIERCSLRYINVLQGEGVPSNVFDALNITGDVGKFPIAENGFHLRVETPLADGLLAIIQLFSSANIEVRNGDSVESMDGIMLDIDCLHTGVFDNFLSDYSGVIEEIHTQEKRVFFSMINDATLKAFGPRWEAK, from the coding sequence ATGACGATAAAGCTCCCTGTTGCTCTCGACAGAGATCCTATTGGCAATGCGATCTTTGAGATTCGCTTTTCTACACCGTTGGCGAGCGGCGTCTCGGATTTGTTGCCCGGGCTGATGTTTCGCCGGTTGAACAAGCGCTACTCCAAGGCAGTTACTCTGCCTGCCGGCGAAATTCCCCTGGCAATAAGAAGCCAATTGCCGAATAGCGAATATCAGGCTGTGAAGTCGCTACAGGGCGATCGCAAAAGTCTTAACTTCGCCGAGCGCTCCCTCACAGTCGAGGTGGTGAAGCCTTACCCGGGATGGAAAGAGTTCAAGGCCCTCATATCCGAGGCCCTCGACACTATCCGCGAGACCGGCATAGTTTCGAAAATCGAACGCTGCTCGCTCCGATACATCAACGTATTGCAGGGCGAAGGTGTCCCGTCTAACGTCTTTGATGCATTGAATATCACAGGCGATGTCGGGAAGTTCCCAATTGCCGAAAATGGTTTCCATCTTAGAGTTGAAACGCCTCTTGCAGACGGCCTTCTTGCGATTATTCAATTGTTCAGCAGCGCAAACATAGAGGTTCGCAACGGCGATTCGGTTGAGTCGATGGACGGAATTATGCTCGACATCGACTGCTTGCATACGGGAGTATTTGATAATTTTCTCAGCGATTACTCCGGGGTAATTGAGGAGATACACACTCAGGAGAAGCGAGTTTTCTTTTCAATGATAAACGACGCGACTCTGAAGGCATTTGGACCACGGTGGGAGGCTAAGTGA
- a CDS encoding terminase large subunit domain-containing protein — MAGNQLGKTRAGGAEWAMHLTGRYPDWWVGKVFDQPVRLWAAGVTGEGTRDNPQRVLVGPPQQQAEWGTGMIPANAIADTVMGRGAPGALDSVVVRWGGGGDVQAGESVLSFKSYEKGREKWQGETLHGVWFDEEPPLDIYSEGLTRTNATDGITIVTFTPLLGMSDVVLRFLSAEAVYRIGKG, encoded by the coding sequence ATGGCCGGCAACCAGCTCGGCAAGACCAGGGCAGGGGGCGCGGAATGGGCCATGCATCTCACCGGCCGCTATCCGGACTGGTGGGTGGGCAAGGTGTTCGACCAGCCCGTCAGGCTCTGGGCCGCCGGCGTCACCGGCGAAGGCACGCGCGACAACCCGCAGCGCGTGCTGGTCGGCCCGCCGCAGCAACAGGCAGAATGGGGCACCGGCATGATCCCGGCCAATGCCATTGCCGACACGGTTATGGGGCGCGGCGCGCCGGGAGCGCTGGACAGCGTCGTCGTGCGCTGGGGCGGTGGCGGCGACGTGCAGGCCGGCGAAAGCGTGCTCTCGTTCAAGAGTTACGAAAAGGGTCGCGAGAAATGGCAGGGCGAGACGCTGCACGGCGTGTGGTTCGACGAGGAACCGCCGCTGGACATTTATTCGGAGGGCCTCACCCGCACCAACGCGACCGACGGCATAACGATCGTGACGTTCACGCCGCTGTTGGGGATGAGCGATGTGGTGCTCAGGTTTTTGAGCGCGGAGGCGGTGTATAGGATTGGGAAGGGGTGA
- a CDS encoding DoxX family protein, with protein MVETQSTWQTAAILVARLIFAAMFAMGVAFKLMDMGATAGYIAAAGFPFPLFLAWCAAILETLLVIAFLTGAFMTPLALIGAIYVVFLGFAFHGPSHWTADQAEFGAFMSHFPFAAGLLYAAVHGPGSVLALKQGWPGRA; from the coding sequence ATCGTGGAAACGCAATCGACCTGGCAGACCGCCGCCATTCTCGTCGCCCGCCTGATTTTCGCCGCCATGTTCGCCATGGGCGTCGCCTTCAAGCTGATGGATATGGGCGCCACGGCCGGCTACATCGCCGCCGCCGGCTTCCCGTTCCCCCTGTTCCTCGCCTGGTGCGCGGCGATCCTTGAAACGCTGCTGGTGATCGCCTTCCTGACCGGCGCCTTCATGACGCCGCTGGCGCTGATCGGCGCGATTTATGTCGTCTTCCTCGGCTTTGCCTTTCACGGCCCGTCACACTGGACGGCGGACCAGGCCGAGTTCGGCGCCTTCATGTCGCATTTCCCATTCGCCGCCGGCCTGCTCTACGCCGCGGTCCACGGCCCGGGCAGCGTGCTCGCGCTCAAGCAGGGCTGGCCGGGCCGGGCATGA
- a CDS encoding tryptophan 2,3-dioxygenase family protein: protein MDKSDYHARIEAPEMRDYGVYLQCDKLLACQKPLADMVNADELQFQVVHQVEELWMKLIAYTLVDVLDYLERQDTHRIVTLMGRVHRLMRMMTAQLDLLETMSPKEYQQIRLQLGNGSGQESPGFKLLLRLPPDLWRAFKHTYLDGRGLTVQDIYDEHYHHGDAYVVAEALIEFDELFQKFRANHLYLIHRSIGLGAKSLKGRPVEILEGGARHRFFPDLWDIRCDMTDRWGAEYGTVRESISHPG, encoded by the coding sequence ATGGACAAATCCGACTACCACGCCCGCATCGAGGCGCCCGAGATGCGCGACTACGGCGTCTATCTGCAATGCGACAAGCTGCTCGCCTGCCAGAAGCCGCTTGCCGACATGGTCAACGCAGACGAGTTGCAGTTCCAGGTAGTGCACCAGGTCGAGGAATTGTGGATGAAGCTCATCGCCTACACACTGGTCGATGTCCTCGACTATCTGGAGAGGCAGGACACGCACCGCATCGTCACGCTGATGGGCCGCGTCCACCGGCTGATGCGCATGATGACGGCGCAGCTCGATCTCCTGGAGACCATGTCGCCCAAGGAGTACCAGCAGATCCGCCTGCAGCTCGGCAATGGCAGCGGCCAGGAATCGCCGGGCTTCAAGCTTTTGCTGCGCCTGCCGCCGGATCTTTGGCGGGCCTTCAAACATACCTATCTCGATGGCCGCGGGCTGACCGTGCAGGACATCTATGACGAGCATTACCACCACGGCGATGCTTACGTCGTGGCCGAGGCGCTGATCGAATTCGACGAGCTGTTCCAGAAATTCCGCGCCAATCACCTCTATCTGATCCACCGCTCGATCGGGCTCGGCGCGAAGTCGCTGAAGGGCCGGCCGGTGGAAATCCTCGAAGGCGGCGCCCGCCACCGCTTCTTCCCCGATCTGTGGGACATACGCTGCGACATGACCGATCGCTGGGGCGCCGAATACGGCACCGTGCGGGAATCGATCAGCCATCCGGGCTGA
- a CDS encoding Lrp/AsnC family transcriptional regulator has translation MLDALDRRIVAALERDARISFGELAEEVGLSKTPCWKRVKALEEAGVIRGYSTRVDPASIGFGIEAFIQVSIDFEVSDAFEAAVRKHPLIRRCYATTGEADYLLQIVTVDMRALDRMLREELSRLPGVRRTVTSMAMREIKGDISFAEAAARASL, from the coding sequence ATGTTGGATGCTCTCGACCGCAGAATAGTGGCAGCCCTGGAGCGCGACGCGCGCATCTCCTTCGGCGAGCTCGCCGAAGAGGTCGGCCTGAGCAAGACGCCGTGCTGGAAACGGGTGAAGGCACTGGAAGAGGCCGGCGTCATCCGCGGCTATTCCACCCGTGTCGATCCCGCTTCGATCGGCTTCGGCATCGAGGCCTTCATCCAGGTGTCGATCGACTTCGAAGTGTCGGACGCCTTCGAGGCGGCAGTGAGGAAACACCCGCTGATCCGCCGCTGCTACGCCACGACCGGCGAGGCCGACTATCTCCTGCAGATCGTTACCGTCGACATGAGGGCGCTGGACAGGATGCTGCGCGAGGAGCTCAGCCGGCTGCCTGGCGTTCGCCGCACCGTCACCTCGATGGCGATGCGCGAGATCAAGGGCGACATCTCGTTCGCCGAGGCGGCGGCGCGTGCGTCGCTTTAG
- a CDS encoding SdrD B-like domain-containing protein, with protein sequence MKRGLSFPGAVVVAATGLAMVWGSARAGSAADYYPRRAWDAFNGGQMNTSILVFRDRNRNGIYDLGDRPMSHVAVELGKPNGDTIMRWTNVSGFANFRMSVLQRKLEVVDPGHYSFRVVPPPGFSVTTANASQESDYAASPGSPGDMIAQRTTHPVGLAADLTVSGVAAPGARISLTGPDGAGVAAKVDPDGRFSAPVTSGEWLVEVSADGATERRKIMVGEAPVVLSAFSGKGGSAEGPLPRQHVVGFDDLMTTSGVFEIPSGYGGLDWYNLVAMHQRFTDGPGYINTTMSGEFIAYNSSGHPGQVFSDKPFDFTGAYFGVGWNDAEGETLVLKAWRGDQPAYEDQLVLSASGPVYFAADYTRITRLEIRTLHSWQAAMDNFAYRTGP encoded by the coding sequence GTGAAGCGTGGTTTGTCGTTCCCGGGCGCCGTCGTCGTCGCGGCCACCGGCCTGGCCATGGTCTGGGGCTCGGCGCGTGCCGGCAGCGCGGCGGACTATTATCCCAGGCGCGCGTGGGACGCCTTCAACGGCGGCCAGATGAACACATCGATCCTGGTGTTCCGCGACCGCAACAGGAACGGGATCTACGATCTCGGCGACCGGCCGATGTCGCATGTGGCCGTCGAGCTCGGCAAGCCGAATGGCGACACCATCATGCGATGGACCAATGTCAGCGGCTTTGCCAACTTCCGGATGTCGGTTCTCCAGCGCAAACTCGAGGTTGTCGATCCCGGGCATTATTCGTTCCGGGTCGTGCCTCCGCCGGGCTTTTCCGTCACCACCGCAAACGCGTCCCAGGAAAGCGATTATGCGGCTTCTCCCGGCTCGCCGGGCGACATGATCGCGCAGCGCACGACGCATCCGGTCGGCCTTGCCGCGGACCTGACGGTCAGCGGCGTAGCCGCTCCGGGGGCGCGAATTTCCCTCACCGGGCCTGACGGGGCAGGCGTCGCCGCCAAGGTCGATCCGGATGGGCGCTTCAGCGCGCCCGTGACATCAGGCGAATGGCTGGTCGAGGTTTCGGCCGACGGGGCGACCGAACGGCGCAAAATCATGGTCGGCGAGGCGCCTGTCGTGCTGTCCGCGTTTTCGGGCAAGGGCGGGTCCGCCGAGGGGCCGCTGCCCCGACAGCACGTCGTCGGCTTCGACGACCTTATGACGACGTCGGGCGTGTTCGAAATTCCGTCCGGCTATGGCGGGCTCGACTGGTACAATCTCGTTGCCATGCACCAGCGATTCACCGACGGCCCGGGTTACATCAACACGACGATGTCCGGCGAATTCATCGCCTATAACAGCTCAGGCCACCCCGGGCAGGTGTTCAGCGACAAGCCGTTCGATTTCACGGGCGCCTATTTCGGCGTCGGCTGGAACGACGCCGAGGGCGAGACGCTTGTTCTCAAGGCCTGGCGGGGCGACCAGCCGGCCTATGAGGATCAGCTTGTGCTGTCCGCGAGCGGCCCAGTCTATTTCGCGGCCGACTACACGCGCATCACGCGGCTCGAGATCCGGACGCTGCATTCCTGGCAGGCCGCGATGGACAACTTCGCCTACCGCACCGGTCCGTAG
- a CDS encoding HTTM domain-containing protein — translation MPAPADAITDWMSWRSAHAVAARFVGWAVGTEGSSRSSALIRIGLAMLFWSRWAGELLLYRDQSAIGLFLAANFFVATTLLFVGYQSRAAAVWAGSVGLVMYYYFGHQLGREPWTHHHTYLLAVAALLVALTPCGRSYSLDRYLAVAHAERRGIAPPAERGNLWGLRLIVVQLSVLYFFAAFDKSNHAFLSGARIEQIFLWFYAGSDYPAGLALPATIVSFGVVALEYGLAFGLPFRATRRYLVLPGLAFHAIIYLTLPVYTFSATMALLYLAYFDADAVDRIIARLQGIGPTPNARGEIS, via the coding sequence ATGCCTGCGCCGGCTGACGCGATCACCGATTGGATGAGCTGGCGTTCGGCGCACGCCGTGGCGGCGCGCTTCGTCGGCTGGGCGGTCGGTACGGAGGGATCGTCGCGCTCGTCCGCATTGATCCGCATCGGCCTGGCGATGCTGTTCTGGTCGCGCTGGGCCGGCGAATTGCTGCTCTACAGGGACCAGTCGGCGATCGGCCTGTTTCTGGCAGCCAACTTCTTCGTCGCGACGACGCTGCTGTTCGTTGGCTATCAGAGCCGCGCCGCCGCTGTCTGGGCCGGGTCGGTCGGGCTGGTGATGTATTATTATTTCGGCCACCAGCTTGGGCGCGAGCCCTGGACTCACCACCATACCTATCTGCTCGCCGTCGCGGCACTTCTGGTCGCGCTCACCCCATGCGGCCGCTCCTATTCGCTGGACCGCTACCTGGCGGTGGCGCACGCCGAGCGCAGGGGCATTGCGCCGCCGGCGGAGCGCGGCAATCTGTGGGGGCTGCGGCTGATCGTGGTGCAGCTGTCGGTGCTCTATTTCTTCGCCGCCTTCGACAAGTCGAACCATGCCTTTCTGAGCGGCGCGCGGATCGAGCAGATCTTCCTCTGGTTCTATGCGGGTTCGGATTACCCGGCCGGCCTTGCCTTGCCCGCCACGATCGTATCCTTCGGCGTGGTCGCGCTCGAATATGGCCTTGCCTTCGGCCTGCCGTTCCGTGCGACGAGGCGCTATCTGGTCCTGCCGGGCCTGGCCTTTCACGCCATCATCTATCTGACGCTGCCGGTCTATACGTTCAGCGCGACCATGGCGTTGCTCTATCTTGCCTATTTCGATGCGGATGCCGTGGACAGGATCATCGCGCGGCTCCAGGGGATCGGACCGACACCGAATGCCAGAGGGGAAATTTCGTGA